From a region of the Mycobacterium sp. SMC-8 genome:
- a CDS encoding ISL3 family transposase: MINRGVAELLDQRRLDTLYRIGVDEVCYRHPHRYLTIIGDHDTGTVIDIQPGRSKESLANFYTSQPDSILDRIEAVSMDFSSVYTSTTAEHLPDAVICYDGFHLMQWVNRALDRVYDGAATGPGRAMMSTADWKAGRWALRTGEDKLSESKRDLVNHIAKTNRHIGRAWALKEQVRDLYRYDHPPGQARQLLKAWITAAKRSRIPVFISLGKRFQAYFEPILAAIELGISNALLEGINATTRLINARGYGHHSAQTLASMIYLCRGGLHPQLPTRT, translated from the coding sequence ATCATCAACCGCGGCGTCGCCGAACTCCTCGATCAACGCCGACTCGACACCCTCTACCGCATCGGTGTCGACGAAGTCTGCTACCGCCACCCGCACCGCTACCTGACCATCATCGGCGATCACGACACCGGCACCGTCATCGACATCCAGCCCGGACGAAGCAAGGAATCACTAGCCAATTTCTATACCAGCCAACCAGATTCAATTCTCGATCGCATCGAGGCAGTAAGCATGGACTTCTCCAGCGTTTACACCAGCACCACCGCCGAGCATCTGCCAGACGCTGTCATCTGCTACGACGGCTTCCACCTGATGCAGTGGGTCAACCGAGCTCTCGATCGCGTCTATGACGGCGCGGCCACCGGCCCCGGCCGCGCCATGATGAGCACCGCGGACTGGAAAGCCGGCCGTTGGGCGCTGCGCACTGGTGAGGACAAACTCAGCGAGTCCAAACGCGACCTGGTCAACCACATCGCCAAGACCAACCGCCATATCGGACGGGCCTGGGCACTGAAAGAACAGGTCCGAGATCTCTACCGCTACGACCATCCACCCGGTCAAGCCCGGCAACTTCTTAAAGCCTGGATCACCGCGGCCAAACGATCCCGCATTCCTGTCTTCATCTCGCTCGGCAAACGCTTTCAGGCCTACTTCGAGCCGATCCTCGCCGCCATCGAACTCGGCATATCCAACGCCCTACTCGAAGGAATCAACGCCACGACCAGGCTGATCAACGCCCGCGGATACGGCCACCACTCCGCCCAAACACTGGCCTCAATGATCTACCTCTGCCGCGGCGGACTCCACCCCCAGCTACCCACGAGAACCTGA
- a CDS encoding aspartate aminotransferase family protein: MLNETLEESGLLPNGLTVEAARAEAARTYELDRAHVFHSWSAQADISPMTIVASEGCYVWDGDGNKLLDFSSMLVNTNIGHQHPKIVAAIAEQAAKLCTVAPQHANAARSEAARLIAERTPGELNKIFFTNGGADAVEHAVRMARLHTGRYKVLSRYRSYHGGTETAINLTGDPRRWPNDHGNAGVVHFFGPFLYRSQFHATTEAEESERALKHLHDTIRMEGPSTIAAIILESIPGTAGIMVPPPGYIAGVRELCDEYGIVFIADEVMAGFGRSGKWFSINHFDVTPDLMTFAKGVNSGYVPLGGVAINPAIAETFAHRAYPGGLTYSGHPLATASAVATINAMADEGIVENAARIGAEVIGPGLRDIAARHRCVGEVRGAGVFWAVELVADQDTREPLAPYGSSSAAMNSVIGRCKKLGLLPFANYNRIHVVPPCIITDEQAREGLAILDHALEVADEEPGNN, encoded by the coding sequence GTGCTGAACGAAACGCTTGAAGAATCCGGCCTTCTCCCCAACGGACTGACCGTCGAGGCGGCGCGTGCGGAGGCCGCCCGCACGTACGAGCTCGACCGCGCCCACGTGTTCCATTCGTGGTCCGCGCAGGCCGACATCTCCCCGATGACGATCGTGGCCTCTGAGGGCTGCTACGTCTGGGACGGCGACGGCAACAAGCTTCTCGACTTCTCTTCGATGCTGGTGAACACCAACATCGGGCACCAGCACCCCAAGATCGTCGCCGCGATCGCCGAGCAGGCCGCCAAGCTGTGCACGGTCGCACCGCAGCACGCCAACGCCGCCCGCTCCGAAGCCGCACGTCTGATCGCCGAGCGCACCCCCGGCGAGCTGAACAAGATCTTCTTCACCAACGGCGGCGCCGATGCGGTCGAACATGCGGTGCGGATGGCCCGACTGCACACCGGCCGCTACAAGGTGCTGTCCCGCTACCGCTCCTACCACGGTGGCACAGAGACCGCTATCAACCTGACCGGCGACCCCCGGCGCTGGCCCAACGATCACGGCAATGCCGGCGTTGTGCACTTCTTCGGCCCGTTCCTGTACCGGTCGCAGTTCCACGCCACCACCGAAGCCGAAGAGTCCGAACGCGCGCTCAAGCACCTGCACGACACCATCCGGATGGAGGGCCCGAGCACTATCGCGGCAATCATCCTGGAGTCGATCCCCGGCACGGCCGGCATCATGGTGCCCCCGCCCGGCTACATCGCCGGAGTGCGTGAGCTGTGCGACGAATACGGCATCGTGTTCATCGCCGACGAGGTGATGGCAGGTTTCGGCCGTAGCGGAAAGTGGTTCTCCATCAACCACTTCGACGTCACGCCCGACCTGATGACGTTCGCCAAGGGGGTCAACTCCGGTTATGTGCCGCTCGGCGGCGTCGCGATCAACCCTGCGATCGCGGAGACCTTCGCCCACCGTGCGTATCCGGGCGGCCTGACCTATTCCGGGCATCCGCTGGCGACGGCGTCTGCGGTGGCGACGATCAACGCGATGGCCGACGAGGGCATCGTCGAGAACGCGGCACGCATCGGCGCAGAGGTCATCGGGCCCGGCCTGCGCGACATCGCCGCCCGGCACCGGTGTGTGGGCGAGGTGCGCGGCGCCGGCGTGTTCTGGGCGGTCGAACTGGTCGCCGACCAGGACACCCGCGAGCCCCTGGCGCCGTACGGAAGTTCAAGTGCTGCAATGAATTCAGTAATCGGCCGGTGCAAGAAGCTCGGACTGCTGCCGTTCGCGAACTACAACCGCATCCACGTGGTGCCGCCGTGCATCATCACCGACGAACAGGCCCGGGAGGGTCTGGCGATCCTGGACCACGCGCTCGAGGTCGCCGACGAGGAGCCGGGCAACAATTAG
- a CDS encoding amidohydrolase family protein, translating to MAEASSTGQRLLIKNVRIFDGLSDRVTDGHVLIVGRTVAAVESSPIAETDGTAVIDGGGRTLMPGMSDAHIHLVGMANTLLDLAMGSQTQLAASTLAAAKDTLLRGFTTVRDMAGDTAGIKKVIDARPELGPRIYPSQAAISQTGGHGDFGFVYQTPTALGGSESRAEEIGFMRVADGADRVLAAVREQLKLGASQIKLMVGGGAASLYDPLYTVQFTAPELRAAVQAAADYGTYVATHVYNVTGIRRAVEAGVKSIEHGHLADEPTIAMLAERGVWLSTQPFAEHDHSFLNPDSAEKNREICAGTDQLFGWATKHGVKTAWGTDLLFEPDRDDLQSAMAVRLGEYMTTVDALKMLTSGNAELFRLAGDRDPYRAARLGEITVGAWADVLLVDGDPTTDLRLLGNPRQNLAVIVKDGVVVKNQLAALP from the coding sequence GTGGCCGAGGCCAGTTCGACCGGACAGCGTCTGCTGATCAAGAACGTGCGAATCTTCGACGGTCTGTCCGACCGGGTCACCGACGGCCACGTGCTGATCGTGGGACGCACCGTCGCCGCGGTGGAATCCTCGCCGATCGCTGAGACGGACGGCACCGCCGTGATCGACGGCGGCGGGCGCACCCTGATGCCCGGCATGAGCGACGCGCACATCCATCTCGTCGGAATGGCCAACACCCTGCTCGACCTGGCGATGGGATCCCAGACCCAGCTGGCCGCCTCGACACTGGCCGCGGCGAAGGACACGCTGCTGCGCGGGTTCACCACGGTGCGCGACATGGCCGGTGACACCGCAGGCATCAAGAAGGTGATCGACGCCCGGCCCGAGCTCGGTCCCCGCATCTATCCCAGCCAGGCCGCGATCTCGCAGACCGGCGGCCACGGCGACTTCGGCTTCGTCTACCAGACCCCGACGGCGCTGGGCGGCAGCGAATCCCGCGCTGAGGAGATCGGGTTCATGCGGGTCGCCGACGGCGCAGACCGGGTGCTCGCCGCGGTGCGCGAGCAGCTCAAGCTCGGCGCGTCGCAGATCAAGCTGATGGTCGGTGGCGGTGCCGCTTCCCTGTACGACCCGCTGTACACGGTCCAGTTCACGGCTCCCGAGCTCCGCGCCGCGGTGCAGGCCGCCGCGGATTACGGCACCTACGTGGCCACCCACGTCTACAACGTCACGGGGATACGCCGGGCCGTCGAAGCCGGGGTGAAATCCATCGAACACGGACACCTCGCCGACGAACCGACCATCGCGATGCTCGCCGAGCGTGGCGTCTGGCTGTCCACCCAGCCGTTCGCCGAACACGACCACAGCTTCCTCAACCCGGACAGCGCCGAAAAGAACCGCGAGATCTGCGCCGGCACCGATCAGCTGTTCGGCTGGGCCACCAAGCACGGGGTCAAGACCGCATGGGGAACCGATCTGCTGTTCGAACCCGACCGCGACGACCTGCAGAGCGCGATGGCAGTCCGGCTCGGCGAGTACATGACCACCGTCGACGCCCTCAAGATGCTCACCTCCGGCAACGCCGAACTGTTCCGGCTGGCCGGCGACCGCGACCCGTACCGGGCGGCCCGTCTGGGTGAGATCACCGTCGGCGCCTGGGCCGACGTGCTGCTCGTCGACGGAGATCCGACCACGGACCTGCGCCTGCTGGGCAATCCGCGGCAGAATCTGGCCGTCATCGTCAAGGACGGCGTGGTCGTCAAGAACCAGCTGGCTGCCCTACCGTGA
- a CDS encoding sensor domain-containing diguanylate cyclase, whose translation MQGGTDGGVDTATRIADATASLPALKALLRISDAVSRAEHFDEVLEVVAEQGASALGAASVSISRWERDRRALRTLIEVGDRSPHQHRLAVPVVVGDSVWGEISATGDGGRRFDLDDTRLLQAIAAHTAVAIGRSELLTTVWRYAFEDPLTGIANRRAIDRRMNETDWDTVITVALMCDLDGFKRINDREGHPAGDRLLRGVARELERLTTTIDGAVAARLGGDEFCVLLPDATMASAQVFAMDATTAIRSTVTSAVTVSWGAAAAGPGIRDGNALLAAADAALMEAKRQGPAHYSTAETMTTVPAPVNRRVTEARPPIESLPGTVVRMLSEQPGLTLPLALELLAVQVQQVTGVAAWAISECAPGAALRTLRCVDCVRRAESGLSVITDLGPSCYPLSAYPASARAVHEGTTFIAGPDVPGSDRAEAALLARLGYRAVLGVGVPAGRESYLLEFFSHDGHHELVRIAPLVEVLGAYCVSQLNGSRRFHRRP comes from the coding sequence GTGCAGGGTGGGACGGACGGCGGCGTCGACACGGCAACCCGCATCGCTGACGCGACCGCCAGTCTGCCTGCGCTCAAGGCGTTGTTGCGAATCTCCGACGCCGTTTCGCGGGCTGAGCACTTCGACGAGGTGCTCGAGGTCGTCGCCGAACAGGGGGCGTCGGCGCTGGGTGCGGCGTCGGTGTCGATCAGCCGGTGGGAACGCGACCGCAGGGCGTTGCGCACGCTGATCGAGGTGGGGGATCGTTCGCCGCACCAGCATCGTCTGGCCGTTCCGGTCGTGGTGGGCGACTCGGTCTGGGGCGAGATCAGCGCGACCGGAGACGGCGGGCGCCGCTTCGATCTCGACGACACCCGGCTGTTGCAGGCGATCGCCGCGCACACCGCGGTGGCGATCGGCCGCTCAGAGTTGCTCACCACAGTGTGGCGGTACGCGTTCGAGGATCCGCTGACCGGCATCGCCAACCGGCGGGCCATCGACCGGCGCATGAACGAAACCGACTGGGACACAGTGATTACGGTGGCGCTCATGTGCGACCTCGACGGGTTCAAGCGCATCAACGACAGGGAGGGCCACCCTGCCGGGGATCGGCTGCTGCGCGGAGTGGCCCGGGAACTGGAGCGTCTGACCACGACGATCGACGGCGCGGTGGCCGCCCGGCTGGGTGGGGACGAGTTCTGCGTGCTGCTGCCCGACGCCACCATGGCCTCGGCGCAGGTCTTCGCCATGGACGCGACGACGGCCATCCGGTCGACGGTGACGTCTGCGGTGACCGTGTCCTGGGGTGCGGCCGCGGCCGGTCCCGGGATCCGGGACGGCAACGCACTTCTGGCCGCCGCCGACGCTGCGCTGATGGAGGCCAAACGTCAGGGCCCGGCGCATTACAGCACCGCCGAGACGATGACCACGGTGCCGGCCCCGGTGAATCGGCGGGTCACCGAGGCGCGACCGCCGATCGAGAGTCTGCCCGGGACGGTCGTCCGCATGCTCTCGGAGCAGCCCGGTCTGACGCTGCCCCTGGCGTTGGAACTGCTCGCCGTCCAGGTCCAGCAGGTCACCGGGGTCGCCGCCTGGGCCATCTCGGAATGCGCGCCCGGCGCCGCGCTGCGCACGCTGCGCTGCGTGGACTGCGTTCGGCGGGCAGAGTCCGGGTTGTCCGTGATCACCGATCTGGGACCGTCCTGCTATCCGCTGTCCGCGTATCCCGCGTCGGCCCGCGCCGTTCACGAGGGCACCACGTTCATCGCGGGACCGGACGTCCCCGGATCCGATCGGGCCGAGGCGGCGTTGCTGGCCCGGCTCGGGTACCGCGCCGTGCTGGGGGTCGGCGTGCCGGCCGGCCGCGAGAGCTATCTGCTCGAGTTTTTCTCGCACGACGGACACCACGAGCTGGTCAGGATCGCCCCGCTGGTCGAGGTCCTCGGCGCCTACTGCGTGTCGCAGCTCAACGGAAGCCGGCGGTTCCACCGTCGACCATGA
- a CDS encoding GTP-binding protein gives MQPIPVIALTGYLGAGKTTLLNHVLRSPDARIGVIINDFGELNVDAGLVTGQVDEPASIAGGCICCLPDEGGLDAALARLADPKLRLDAIIVEASGLADPVAVSRIIRFSGVDGVRPGGVVDVIDAATHFDTVDRDPTPPARYAAATLVVVNKLDQIAGHDRDAALERIEHRVRALNSHAYVVGVTAGRVDPALLYDVAGDADHIGQLTFRELWSDTATDTHHHTHADSVTVTAAGCVDPGAVIDLLEEPPPGVYRIKGTIAVRYRASTRRYTVNVVGPSVHVAVAPPNAPANSLVAIGMHLDADGTREQMRAALTPVDGAAPAHGVRRLQRYRRLSI, from the coding sequence GTGCAGCCGATACCCGTCATCGCGTTGACCGGCTACCTCGGCGCCGGCAAGACGACTCTTCTCAACCACGTGTTACGCAGCCCCGATGCGCGAATCGGGGTGATCATCAACGACTTCGGCGAACTGAACGTCGACGCTGGGCTGGTCACCGGACAGGTCGACGAACCCGCATCGATCGCCGGCGGGTGCATCTGCTGCCTGCCCGACGAGGGCGGTCTGGATGCCGCACTGGCCCGTCTGGCCGATCCCAAGCTGCGGCTGGACGCGATCATCGTCGAGGCCAGCGGCCTGGCCGATCCGGTGGCGGTGTCCCGGATCATCCGGTTCAGTGGCGTCGATGGGGTGCGGCCGGGCGGGGTCGTCGACGTCATCGACGCGGCGACGCACTTCGACACCGTCGACCGCGACCCCACTCCCCCGGCGCGCTACGCCGCGGCCACCCTCGTGGTGGTCAACAAGCTCGACCAGATCGCCGGGCACGACCGCGACGCCGCGCTGGAGCGCATCGAGCACCGGGTCCGCGCGCTCAATTCCCACGCCTACGTCGTCGGCGTCACCGCTGGACGGGTCGACCCGGCGCTGCTCTACGACGTCGCCGGGGACGCCGACCACATCGGCCAGCTCACCTTCCGCGAGTTGTGGTCCGACACCGCGACCGACACCCACCACCACACCCATGCTGATTCGGTGACGGTGACCGCAGCAGGCTGTGTGGATCCCGGGGCGGTCATCGATCTGCTCGAGGAGCCGCCGCCCGGGGTGTACCGGATCAAGGGCACGATCGCAGTGCGTTATCGGGCCTCGACGCGGCGGTACACCGTCAACGTGGTCGGGCCGTCGGTGCACGTCGCGGTCGCTCCACCGAACGCACCGGCCAACAGCCTGGTCGCGATCGGGATGCACCTCGACGCGGACGGAACGCGGGAGCAGATGCGCGCGGCGCTGACGCCGGTGGACGGGGCGGCGCCGGCACACGGTGTGCGACGTCTGCAGCGATACCGCAGGCTCAGCATCTGA
- a CDS encoding DUF2237 family protein, which yields MADRNVLGAPLEPCGTEPMTGFYRDGCCSTGDEDLGRHTICAVVTAEFLRHQRSIGNDLSTPMPAYRFPGLVPGDRWCVTALNWLRAHTDGYACPVVLASTHERTLDSVPLEVLRRYAVDVPDDPAGL from the coding sequence ATGGCGGATCGGAACGTTCTCGGCGCACCGTTGGAACCCTGCGGAACCGAACCCATGACCGGGTTCTACCGCGACGGGTGCTGCAGCACCGGCGACGAGGACCTGGGCCGGCACACCATCTGCGCGGTGGTGACCGCCGAGTTCCTCAGGCACCAGCGTTCGATCGGCAACGATCTGTCCACGCCGATGCCGGCGTACCGGTTCCCCGGGCTGGTGCCCGGCGACCGGTGGTGTGTGACGGCGCTGAACTGGCTGCGCGCGCACACCGACGGGTACGCCTGCCCGGTGGTGCTCGCCTCGACACACGAGCGCACCCTGGACTCGGTGCCGCTGGAGGTACTGCGGCGATACGCCGTCGACGTGCCGGACGATCCGGCCGGTTTATGA
- a CDS encoding DUF4333 domain-containing protein: MSLSPTARTASSVLLACGAALVASACQFSFGTGGLDYDKLEKAITDELNSSYSSIDQQVSGVECPEQEPSPGKGDTFDCTAEVGGQTVRVASTITDDDYNVDFSTKDTLYDLPSTASALTDELSNQLQFPVTVDCGEGLKAVEIGKTFDCVATDQQGEERTVRITAEPVGENDSWELLE; this comes from the coding sequence ATGTCACTGAGCCCGACCGCCCGGACCGCGTCGTCTGTTCTGCTCGCCTGCGGTGCGGCGCTGGTCGCGTCGGCGTGCCAGTTCTCGTTCGGTACCGGCGGGCTCGATTACGACAAGCTGGAGAAGGCGATCACCGACGAGCTCAACAGCAGCTACTCCTCGATCGACCAGCAGGTCTCCGGCGTCGAGTGCCCCGAACAGGAGCCGAGCCCGGGAAAGGGCGACACCTTCGACTGCACCGCCGAGGTCGGCGGACAGACCGTCCGGGTCGCGTCCACCATCACCGACGACGACTACAACGTGGACTTCAGCACCAAAGACACGCTGTACGACTTGCCAAGCACCGCAAGCGCATTGACCGATGAGCTGTCGAACCAGCTGCAGTTCCCCGTCACGGTGGACTGCGGTGAGGGGCTCAAGGCCGTCGAGATCGGAAAGACGTTCGACTGTGTCGCCACCGACCAGCAGGGCGAGGAACGGACCGTGCGGATCACCGCGGAACCGGTCGGCGAGAACGACAGCTGGGAATTGCTGGAGTAA
- a CDS encoding MOSC domain-containing protein: MASVLTVNTATFPLDLGFRTSGIDKRPSAEPLAVRAPGPRRGGLGSGVVGDSVCDSKYHGGDDQAVYAYAREHLDRWAGELGRDLTNGMFGENLTTSGVDLTACLIGERWAVGDDGLLLEVTSPRTPCQTFAKFLGIRGWIKTFTAAGMPGAYFRVIEPGTVRAGDPIEVVHRPDHTVTIGTVFRAIMGERELLPSLAAADALPDKIKAKVAKAG, encoded by the coding sequence ATGGCTTCGGTTCTGACAGTGAACACGGCGACCTTCCCCCTCGACCTCGGATTCCGCACATCCGGAATCGACAAGCGCCCCAGCGCTGAACCCCTGGCCGTGCGCGCCCCGGGTCCCCGCAGAGGCGGGCTCGGCAGCGGCGTCGTCGGCGACTCGGTATGCGACAGCAAGTACCACGGCGGCGACGACCAGGCGGTGTACGCCTACGCCCGCGAGCACCTCGACCGCTGGGCCGGTGAACTCGGCCGCGATCTCACCAACGGCATGTTCGGGGAGAACCTGACCACTTCCGGCGTCGACCTCACCGCGTGCCTGATCGGCGAACGCTGGGCGGTCGGCGACGACGGCCTGCTGCTGGAGGTCACCAGCCCCCGCACCCCGTGCCAGACCTTCGCCAAGTTCCTCGGCATCCGCGGCTGGATCAAGACCTTCACCGCCGCCGGGATGCCGGGTGCGTATTTCCGGGTCATCGAGCCGGGCACGGTTCGCGCCGGCGATCCCATCGAGGTTGTCCACCGGCCGGACCACACTGTGACGATCGGCACAGTGTTCCGCGCGATCATGGGCGAACGGGAGCTGCTGCCCAGCTTGGCGGCCGCGGACGCGCTGCCGGACAAGATCAAGGCGAAGGTCGCCAAGGCGGGCTGA